From Halosolutus amylolyticus, a single genomic window includes:
- the metG gene encoding methionine--tRNA ligase — MSTDDFPTDRPAVVTCGLPYANGDLHIGHLRGYIGADAFNRALQTLGQETAYVCGSDMHGTPVAVNAEKEGVDPEAFALDWHRQYEETFPQFNVEFDNYGHTHDETNVETTQDIVRSLDEQGYIYEKEIQVAYDPDADQYLPDRYVEGTCPYCGAKARGDECDEGCQRHLEPGEVEDPTSTITGNPAEYRDRTHKFFEVSEFADYLTEFLDGLEGTSNARNQPRQWIEDGLQDWCITRDMDWGIDYPDGESDLVLYVWVDAPIEYISSTKQYSERVGSDEYDWEQVWREEGEIVHVIGRDIIQHHTIFWPAMLEGAGYNAPRGVAATGFITINGKGLSTSRNRAIWAKEYLDEGFHPDLLRYYLTTTGGLQQDVDFSWDAFQEKVNGELVGTVGNFWYRSLLFAYRNYEGTPEADVSEEVRERIEGAIGDARESVNDYDLRGIGQAATQLAQFGNEYIQRNEPWKLTDDDPERAEQVIRDCVQIAKAVAVLLEPIAPDKAQGLWEQLGEDGDIADAHLEDALEAPPRTFDEPGELFAKIEDDRVAELNEKLEERVADAADDDDEAETESDDTAADESESMAATDDLEPLLEDRIGFEDFQELDIRVGRIESAEGIEGADDLARLEVDIGFETRQVVAGIKQLHDLDELPGQKCILLANMEPAELFGVESNGMILAAGDEADLLTTHGDAAIGEKIR; from the coding sequence ATGAGCACCGACGACTTTCCGACGGATCGACCCGCGGTCGTGACCTGCGGGTTGCCGTACGCCAACGGCGACCTGCACATCGGCCACCTGCGGGGGTATATCGGCGCAGACGCCTTCAATCGCGCGCTCCAGACGCTCGGCCAGGAGACGGCCTACGTCTGTGGCTCGGACATGCACGGCACCCCGGTCGCCGTCAACGCCGAGAAAGAGGGCGTCGACCCCGAAGCGTTCGCCCTGGACTGGCACCGCCAGTACGAGGAGACGTTCCCGCAGTTCAACGTCGAGTTCGACAACTACGGCCACACCCACGACGAGACCAACGTCGAGACCACGCAGGACATCGTCCGCTCCCTGGACGAGCAGGGGTACATCTACGAGAAGGAGATCCAGGTCGCCTACGACCCCGACGCCGACCAGTACCTCCCGGATCGGTACGTCGAGGGGACCTGTCCCTACTGCGGCGCGAAAGCCCGTGGCGACGAGTGCGACGAGGGCTGTCAGCGCCACCTCGAACCCGGGGAGGTCGAGGACCCGACCAGCACGATCACCGGGAACCCGGCCGAGTACCGCGATCGGACCCACAAGTTCTTCGAGGTCTCCGAGTTCGCGGACTACCTGACCGAGTTCCTCGACGGTCTCGAGGGGACCTCGAACGCCCGGAACCAGCCCCGGCAGTGGATCGAGGACGGCCTGCAGGACTGGTGCATTACGCGCGACATGGACTGGGGGATCGACTATCCAGACGGCGAATCGGACCTCGTCCTCTACGTCTGGGTCGACGCGCCGATCGAGTACATCTCCTCGACGAAGCAGTACTCCGAGCGCGTCGGGAGCGACGAGTACGACTGGGAACAGGTCTGGAGAGAGGAGGGTGAGATCGTCCACGTCATCGGCCGCGACATCATCCAGCACCACACCATCTTCTGGCCCGCGATGCTCGAAGGGGCGGGCTACAACGCACCCCGGGGCGTCGCCGCGACCGGCTTCATCACGATCAACGGCAAGGGCCTCTCCACGAGTCGCAATCGGGCGATCTGGGCCAAAGAGTACCTCGACGAGGGGTTCCACCCCGACCTGCTCCGGTACTACCTGACGACGACCGGCGGCCTCCAGCAAGACGTCGACTTCTCCTGGGACGCCTTCCAGGAGAAGGTCAACGGCGAACTCGTCGGCACCGTGGGCAACTTCTGGTACCGATCGCTGCTCTTCGCCTACCGGAACTACGAGGGGACGCCGGAGGCGGACGTCTCCGAAGAGGTTCGCGAGCGCATCGAGGGTGCGATCGGCGACGCCCGCGAGAGCGTCAACGACTACGACCTGCGCGGGATCGGGCAGGCCGCGACGCAACTCGCGCAGTTCGGCAACGAGTACATCCAGCGCAACGAGCCCTGGAAGCTCACCGACGACGACCCCGAGCGCGCCGAGCAAGTCATCCGCGACTGCGTCCAGATCGCCAAGGCCGTCGCCGTCCTGCTCGAACCGATCGCTCCCGACAAGGCCCAGGGGCTCTGGGAGCAACTCGGCGAGGACGGCGACATCGCCGACGCCCACCTCGAGGACGCGCTCGAGGCACCGCCGCGGACCTTCGACGAACCCGGCGAACTGTTCGCGAAGATCGAGGACGATCGGGTCGCGGAACTGAACGAGAAGCTCGAGGAACGCGTGGCGGACGCAGCCGACGATGACGACGAGGCGGAAACCGAAAGCGACGACACCGCCGCGGACGAATCGGAGTCCATGGCAGCAACCGACGATCTCGAGCCGCTACTCGAGGACCGCATCGGATTCGAGGACTTCCAGGAACTGGACATTCGTGTCGGCCGCATCGAGTCGGCCGAGGGCATCGAGGGCGCCGACGACCTCGCGCGCCTCGAGGTCGACATCGGCTTCGAGACTCGCCAGGTGGTCGCGGGGATCAAGCAGCTCCACGACCTCGACGAACTGCCGGGCCAGAAGTGCATCCTGCTGGCGAACATGGAGCCCGCGGAACTGTTCGGCGTCGAGTCCAACGGCATGATCCTCGCGGCCGGCGACGAGGCCGACCTGCTGACGACCCACGGCGACGCCGCGATCGGCGAGAAGATCCGGTAG
- a CDS encoding sodium-dependent transporter → MSSIDIPREQWATRAGFILAAVGSAVGLGNIWRFPFLTAESGGAIFVLVYLLLVALIGLPVMLVEFVIGRRSERNPIGAFRRLGHPSWRFAGAIGAFAGFVILSYYSVVGGWVLQYIVASFSGGYGGDAELFFVETASGTNAIVSHAAFMGLVAGIVALGVREGLERAAKVMVPSVIVLLVILAGYGATLPNASTGYQFYLNPDVSTFASDAVSILPAAAGQAFFTLSLGMGVMITYSSYLGEDRDLLNDSIIIVVIDTFIAILAGLVVFPFLASQGVDLETGGGGAGAVFISLATAFESMPAGHLVGGLFFIMLAIAALSSAFSILEVVVSFVTDTFDVDRVPATIGLAAVIFVVGIPTATDLNYLDAYDLFANNILLIVGGLLLSIFIGWVYAPDALEELGQGRGGNGLFDTYWITVVRVVVPLVLLYTVYLAVVEYIEFLQGTFF, encoded by the coding sequence ATGAGTTCCATCGATATCCCGCGCGAGCAGTGGGCGACGCGAGCAGGATTCATCCTCGCTGCCGTCGGGAGCGCAGTGGGGCTCGGGAACATCTGGCGGTTCCCGTTCCTGACGGCGGAATCGGGCGGTGCGATCTTCGTGCTGGTCTACCTGCTTCTCGTCGCGCTCATCGGACTCCCCGTGATGCTCGTCGAGTTCGTCATCGGACGCCGATCCGAGCGGAACCCGATCGGTGCCTTCAGGCGCCTCGGTCATCCCTCCTGGCGCTTTGCCGGGGCGATCGGTGCGTTCGCGGGCTTTGTCATCCTGTCGTACTACAGCGTCGTCGGCGGCTGGGTGCTCCAGTACATCGTCGCCAGCTTTTCGGGCGGCTACGGCGGCGACGCCGAACTGTTCTTCGTCGAGACCGCGTCCGGAACGAACGCGATCGTCTCCCACGCCGCCTTCATGGGGCTCGTGGCCGGTATCGTCGCCCTCGGCGTCCGCGAGGGGCTCGAGCGGGCGGCCAAGGTGATGGTGCCGAGCGTCATCGTGCTCCTCGTGATCCTCGCCGGGTACGGCGCCACGCTCCCGAACGCGAGCACGGGCTACCAGTTTTACCTCAATCCGGACGTGAGCACGTTCGCGTCCGACGCCGTTTCGATCCTCCCCGCTGCGGCGGGGCAGGCGTTCTTCACGCTGTCGCTCGGGATGGGCGTGATGATCACGTACTCCTCGTATCTGGGCGAAGACCGCGATCTGCTGAACGATTCGATCATCATCGTCGTGATCGACACGTTCATCGCGATCCTGGCGGGCCTCGTCGTCTTCCCCTTCCTCGCCTCGCAGGGAGTCGATCTCGAAACCGGCGGCGGCGGTGCCGGCGCCGTCTTCATCAGTCTCGCGACCGCGTTCGAGTCCATGCCGGCCGGCCATCTCGTCGGTGGCCTCTTCTTCATCATGCTGGCGATCGCCGCGCTGTCGAGCGCGTTCAGCATCCTCGAAGTCGTCGTCTCGTTCGTGACCGACACGTTCGACGTCGATCGCGTCCCGGCGACGATCGGGCTCGCGGCCGTCATCTTCGTCGTGGGTATCCCGACCGCGACGGATTTGAACTACCTCGACGCATACGACCTGTTCGCGAACAATATCCTGCTCATCGTCGGCGGCCTGTTACTCTCGATCTTCATCGGCTGGGTTTACGCCCCCGACGCGCTCGAGGAACTCGGGCAGGGCCGGGGCGGAAACGGCCTGTTCGACACGTACTGGATCACTGTCGTCCGGGTCGTCGTCCCGCTGGTGCTCCTCTACACGGTGTACCTCGCGGTCGTGGAGTACATCGAGTTCCTCCAGGGGACGTTCTTCTAA
- the mfnA gene encoding tyrosine decarboxylase MfnA: MQAEPQAFDRVLSSMCTEPHPVARDAAERFLATNPGDPGTYPTVTALEDEAIAMLGEIAGLDDPTGYVASGGTEANLQAVRIARERADTTTPNVVMPESAHFSFQKAADVLGVDLRIVPTDADHRVDLEAVRTCVDAETALVVGVAGTTEYGRVDPIPELGRVAREVDAMLHVDAAWGGFVLPFTDHEWNFSHAPVDTMAIDPHKMGQAAVPAGGLLVRSADLLDELAVDTPYLESTAQATLTGTRSGAGVASAVAAMAELWPTGYRTQYVRSQNNAEWLADALEKRGYEVVEPTLPLVAADVPRSTFDALRDRGWRISRTGTGELRIVCMPHVSREMLASFVADLDRLEVRASVPVVCDD; this comes from the coding sequence ATGCAAGCCGAGCCGCAAGCGTTCGATCGGGTGCTCTCGTCGATGTGTACGGAGCCACACCCGGTAGCGCGCGACGCGGCCGAACGATTTCTCGCGACGAATCCCGGCGATCCCGGGACGTATCCCACCGTCACAGCGCTCGAAGACGAGGCGATCGCGATGCTCGGCGAGATCGCCGGGCTGGACGATCCGACGGGGTACGTCGCGAGCGGCGGAACGGAAGCGAACCTCCAGGCCGTCCGCATCGCTCGCGAGCGTGCGGACACGACGACGCCGAACGTCGTCATGCCAGAGTCCGCCCACTTCAGTTTCCAGAAGGCGGCCGACGTGCTCGGGGTCGACCTCCGGATCGTCCCGACCGACGCGGACCACCGGGTCGATCTCGAGGCCGTCCGCACCTGCGTCGACGCGGAGACGGCGCTGGTGGTCGGCGTCGCGGGGACGACCGAGTACGGTCGCGTCGATCCGATCCCGGAACTCGGCCGCGTTGCCCGTGAGGTCGACGCCATGCTCCACGTCGACGCCGCGTGGGGTGGGTTCGTCCTTCCCTTTACGGACCACGAGTGGAACTTCTCGCACGCGCCAGTCGACACGATGGCGATCGACCCGCACAAGATGGGCCAGGCCGCCGTCCCGGCCGGCGGATTGCTCGTCCGCTCCGCGGACCTGCTGGACGAACTCGCCGTCGACACGCCGTACCTCGAGTCGACAGCCCAGGCGACGCTGACCGGAACCCGATCGGGTGCGGGGGTCGCGAGCGCCGTCGCGGCCATGGCGGAACTGTGGCCCACCGGCTACCGGACGCAGTACGTCCGCTCGCAGAACAACGCCGAGTGGCTCGCCGACGCGCTGGAAAAGCGAGGGTACGAGGTCGTCGAGCCCACCCTGCCGCTGGTCGCGGCGGACGTCCCTCGATCGACCTTCGACGCGCTCCGGGACCGGGGCTGGCGCATCTCCCGGACCGGGACCGGCGAACTCCGGATCGTCTGTATGCCCCACGTCTCCCGGGAGATGCTCGCCTCGTTCGTCGCCGACCTCGATCGACTGGAGGTGCGCGCGAGCGTCCCGGTCGTCTGCGACGACTGA
- the ppsA gene encoding phosphoenolpyruvate synthase, with amino-acid sequence MAVLWLEEISADDLETVGGKGASLGELTGAGLPVPPGFVVTAGTYRSFIEEANIDEELFAAVDVDVDDSSALADAAERAQELILETPFPDDLREEIVESYREVGDGEAFVAVRSSATAEDLPDASFAGQQETFLNVTEENLLDRVRECWASLFTQRAIYYRQEQGFDHSAVNIAVVVQQMVDAEKSGVMFTSHPSTGDPTMIIEAAWGLGEAVVSGAVSPDNYVVERDDRSVDVTVAEKKVMHVKDEETGTTVEREVPQDKRNARVIDDAEIDALLDLGERVEDHYDEPQDVEWAIVDGDVYMLQSRPITTIDDAGEGYDPGESDAEATAGLTDGSGSVQAAEAGSAAEPEQTGEVIVDGLGSSPGTVSGEARIVTKLDDLAKVGEGDIIVTEMTMPDMVPAMKRAAGIITDEGGMTSHAAIVSRELGVPAIVGTTNATTVLEDGQVVTLDGDKGSVLEGQVVEPEEEAEPVEEVRPKSPVKPMTATEVKVNVSIPEAAERAAATGADGVGLLRTEHMILSLNQTPEKFIEENGADAYTKELIDGIRGVADEFYPRPVRVRTLDAPTDEFRQLEGGEDEPAEHNPMLGYRGIRRSLDRPDVFAHELEAFRRLYEMGYDNVEIMFPLVNDADDVYRARQLLTESGIDPEKRKWGIMVETPASALAIEEMAAAGIDFASFGTNDLTQYTLAVDRNNENVADRFDELHPSVLRLIGDVIETCREHDVDTSICGQAGSKPEMVQFLVNEGISSISANIDAVRDVQHEVKRVEQKLLLDSVR; translated from the coding sequence ATGGCTGTACTCTGGCTGGAGGAAATCAGCGCCGACGACCTCGAGACGGTCGGCGGCAAAGGTGCGTCCCTCGGCGAGTTGACGGGTGCCGGGCTCCCCGTCCCACCCGGATTCGTCGTGACCGCGGGAACGTACCGCTCGTTCATCGAAGAGGCGAACATCGACGAGGAACTGTTCGCCGCCGTCGACGTCGACGTCGACGATTCGAGCGCGCTCGCGGACGCCGCCGAGCGCGCCCAGGAATTGATCCTCGAGACGCCCTTCCCCGACGACCTCCGCGAGGAGATCGTCGAGTCCTACCGCGAGGTCGGCGACGGCGAGGCGTTCGTCGCGGTCCGCTCGTCCGCGACCGCCGAAGACCTGCCCGACGCATCCTTCGCCGGCCAGCAGGAGACGTTCCTCAACGTCACCGAGGAGAACCTGCTCGATCGAGTCCGGGAGTGCTGGGCGTCGCTGTTCACCCAGCGGGCGATCTACTACCGCCAGGAGCAAGGGTTCGACCACTCCGCCGTCAACATCGCGGTCGTCGTCCAGCAGATGGTCGACGCCGAGAAGTCGGGCGTCATGTTCACCAGCCACCCGTCGACGGGCGATCCGACGATGATCATCGAGGCCGCCTGGGGACTGGGCGAGGCCGTCGTCTCCGGCGCCGTCTCGCCGGACAACTACGTCGTCGAACGCGACGATCGATCGGTCGACGTGACCGTCGCCGAGAAGAAGGTCATGCACGTCAAAGACGAGGAGACCGGGACAACCGTCGAACGCGAGGTCCCCCAGGACAAACGGAACGCCCGGGTCATCGACGACGCGGAGATCGACGCCCTCCTCGACCTCGGCGAACGCGTCGAGGACCACTACGACGAGCCACAGGACGTCGAGTGGGCGATCGTCGACGGCGACGTCTACATGCTCCAGTCCCGACCGATCACGACGATCGACGACGCCGGGGAAGGATACGATCCAGGCGAGAGCGACGCCGAGGCGACGGCGGGACTCACCGACGGGAGTGGCAGCGTCCAGGCCGCCGAGGCCGGAAGCGCCGCAGAACCGGAGCAGACCGGCGAGGTCATCGTCGACGGACTCGGATCGAGTCCCGGCACGGTAAGCGGCGAGGCCCGGATCGTCACGAAACTCGACGACCTCGCCAAGGTCGGCGAGGGCGACATCATCGTCACCGAGATGACGATGCCGGACATGGTGCCCGCGATGAAACGCGCCGCGGGGATCATCACCGACGAGGGCGGCATGACCAGCCACGCCGCGATCGTCTCCCGGGAACTCGGCGTCCCCGCGATCGTCGGGACCACGAACGCCACGACCGTCCTCGAGGACGGCCAGGTCGTCACGCTCGACGGCGACAAGGGGTCGGTGCTCGAAGGGCAGGTCGTCGAACCGGAAGAGGAGGCCGAACCCGTCGAAGAGGTCCGGCCGAAATCGCCGGTCAAGCCGATGACCGCGACCGAGGTCAAGGTCAACGTCTCGATTCCGGAGGCCGCAGAGCGCGCGGCTGCGACCGGTGCCGACGGCGTCGGACTGCTGCGGACGGAGCACATGATCCTCTCGCTGAACCAGACGCCGGAGAAGTTCATCGAGGAAAACGGCGCCGACGCCTACACCAAGGAACTGATCGACGGGATCCGCGGCGTCGCCGACGAGTTCTACCCGCGACCAGTTCGCGTCCGGACCCTCGACGCCCCGACCGACGAGTTCCGCCAGCTCGAGGGCGGCGAGGACGAACCCGCCGAGCACAACCCGATGCTCGGCTACCGCGGCATCCGCCGCTCGCTCGATCGGCCGGACGTCTTCGCCCACGAACTCGAGGCGTTCCGCCGACTCTACGAGATGGGGTACGACAACGTCGAGATCATGTTCCCGCTGGTCAACGACGCCGATGACGTCTACCGCGCCAGGCAACTCCTGACCGAGTCCGGAATCGACCCCGAGAAGCGCAAGTGGGGTATCATGGTCGAGACCCCCGCGTCCGCCCTCGCGATCGAGGAGATGGCCGCCGCGGGAATCGACTTCGCCTCGTTCGGCACGAACGACCTCACCCAGTACACGCTGGCGGTCGATCGGAACAACGAGAACGTCGCCGATCGGTTCGACGAACTCCACCCGTCCGTGTTGCGCCTCATCGGCGACGTCATCGAGACCTGCCGCGAACACGACGTCGACACGAGCATCTGCGGACAGGCCGGTTCCAAACCCGAGATGGTCCAGTTCCTCGTCAACGAGGGAATCAGTTCGATCTCGGCGAACATCGACGCCGTCCGTGACGTCCAGCACGAGGTCAAGCGGGTCGAGCAGAAGTTGCTCCTCGATTCCGTCCGGTAG
- a CDS encoding PhzF family phenazine biosynthesis protein, producing the protein MDTVRALQVDAFTDEPLTGNPAGVVPDADDLSETQMQSIANELALSETAFLRSSAAADRRVRYFTPTQEVDLCGHATIGSFAHLHDAGLEPGTTTLETNVGVLEIDVEADGTVWMTQDAPTIREVDVGYDRVADALGVDRAALEGASADLPLAVSSTGLPFLVVPITYLSDLGSAEPDMRAIETLTDDLDATGIYCFTFDALEAESTLHGRMFAPGAGVPEDPVTGTASGAAGAYLDRFGAFDDDFPEELRLEQGHYVDRPGIVRVRVGSAVQVGGRGVTVLDGSIVVPEDDEDEILEA; encoded by the coding sequence ATGGATACGGTTCGCGCGCTCCAGGTCGACGCGTTCACCGACGAACCGCTCACGGGGAACCCGGCGGGCGTCGTTCCGGACGCCGACGACCTCTCCGAGACCCAGATGCAGTCGATCGCGAACGAACTCGCGCTCAGCGAGACGGCCTTCCTCCGGTCCAGCGCGGCCGCGGACCGCCGCGTCCGCTACTTCACGCCGACCCAGGAGGTCGACCTCTGCGGCCACGCCACGATCGGCTCGTTCGCCCACCTCCACGACGCCGGGCTCGAACCCGGAACGACGACGCTCGAGACGAACGTCGGCGTTCTCGAGATCGACGTCGAAGCGGACGGAACGGTCTGGATGACCCAGGACGCGCCGACGATTCGCGAGGTCGACGTCGGCTACGATCGCGTCGCGGACGCGCTCGGCGTCGACCGGGCCGCGCTCGAGGGCGCGAGCGCGGACCTTCCGCTGGCGGTCTCCTCGACCGGACTCCCGTTCCTGGTCGTCCCGATCACCTACCTGTCCGATCTCGGGAGCGCGGAGCCGGATATGCGGGCGATCGAGACCCTGACCGACGACCTCGACGCGACCGGAATATACTGTTTCACGTTCGACGCGCTCGAGGCCGAGTCGACGCTCCACGGCCGGATGTTCGCCCCCGGAGCAGGCGTCCCGGAAGACCCCGTGACGGGGACCGCGAGTGGGGCCGCCGGTGCCTACCTCGATCGGTTCGGCGCGTTCGACGACGACTTTCCCGAGGAACTGCGACTGGAGCAGGGCCACTACGTCGATCGGCCCGGGATCGTCCGGGTGCGCGTCGGGAGCGCGGTCCAGGTCGGCGGCCGCGGCGTGACGGTCCTCGACGGCTCGATCGTCGTCCCGGAGGACGACGAAGACGAGATACTCGAGGCCTGA
- the thiC gene encoding phosphomethylpyrimidine synthase ThiC: protein MPPTQLQAARNGVVTEAMRRVADRENRDPAFVREQVAEGQAVIPSNRNHDALDPMIIGREFATKVNANIGNSETTSDRETELEKLHAAIHYGADTVMDLGTGSALDEIREMHVEHSPVPIGTVPLYEAVTQAGSPDAITKELLLEIVEKQAEQGVDYMTIHAGILAEHLPLTDGRKTGIVSRGGSIVAKWMEANGEQNPLYQVFPEICEIFADHDVTVSLGDSLRPGCLADACDEAQYAELDTLGELTRVGWDHGVQVMVEGPGHVPMHKIAENVERQQEVCDGAPFYVLGPLVTDIAPGYDHITSAIGAAMAAQAGAAMLCYVTPKEHLGLPEAEDVRDGLAAYRIAAHAADVGTERPGARDWDDALSEARYAFDWREQFRLALDPDRARSFHDQTLPGDNYKEARFCSMCGAEFCSMRIDQDTREEGEMDRLEPATDLAESPAADVNLPPVGTHDSGVRSPLDDVDVSPVEPAEDD from the coding sequence ATGCCGCCAACACAGCTCCAGGCCGCTCGTAACGGCGTCGTAACGGAAGCGATGCGCCGCGTCGCCGATCGCGAGAACCGCGATCCGGCGTTCGTCCGGGAACAGGTTGCGGAGGGTCAGGCCGTCATCCCGTCGAACCGGAACCACGACGCGCTCGATCCGATGATCATCGGCCGCGAGTTCGCGACGAAGGTCAACGCCAACATCGGCAACAGCGAGACGACCAGCGATCGCGAGACCGAACTCGAGAAACTCCACGCGGCGATCCACTACGGCGCGGACACGGTGATGGACCTGGGTACCGGAAGCGCCCTGGACGAGATCCGGGAGATGCACGTCGAGCACTCGCCGGTGCCGATCGGGACGGTACCGCTGTACGAGGCGGTCACACAGGCCGGCAGTCCCGACGCGATCACGAAAGAGTTGCTCCTCGAGATCGTCGAGAAACAGGCCGAGCAGGGCGTCGACTACATGACGATCCACGCGGGAATTCTGGCCGAACACCTGCCGCTGACGGACGGCCGGAAGACGGGGATCGTCTCCCGCGGCGGGTCGATCGTGGCGAAGTGGATGGAAGCGAACGGCGAACAGAACCCGCTGTACCAGGTCTTTCCGGAGATCTGCGAGATTTTCGCCGACCACGACGTCACGGTCAGCCTCGGGGACAGCCTGCGACCGGGCTGTCTGGCCGACGCCTGCGACGAGGCCCAGTACGCCGAACTCGACACGCTGGGCGAACTGACCCGAGTGGGATGGGACCACGGCGTCCAGGTCATGGTCGAAGGCCCCGGCCACGTTCCCATGCACAAGATCGCCGAGAACGTCGAGCGCCAGCAGGAGGTCTGCGATGGCGCACCGTTCTACGTCCTCGGCCCGCTCGTGACCGATATCGCGCCGGGCTACGACCACATCACGAGCGCGATCGGGGCCGCGATGGCGGCCCAGGCCGGGGCCGCGATGCTCTGTTACGTCACCCCGAAGGAACACCTGGGACTCCCCGAGGCGGAGGACGTCCGCGACGGCCTGGCCGCGTACCGGATCGCCGCCCACGCCGCCGACGTGGGAACCGAACGCCCCGGCGCGCGTGACTGGGACGACGCCCTCTCTGAAGCCCGCTACGCGTTCGACTGGCGCGAACAGTTCCGACTGGCCCTCGATCCCGATCGCGCCCGCTCGTTCCACGACCAGACGTTGCCCGGAGACAACTACAAGGAGGCCCGCTTCTGCTCGATGTGCGGCGCGGAGTTCTGCTCGATGCGGATCGATCAAGATACGCGGGAAGAGGGCGAGATGGACCGTCTGGAGCCGGCGACCGATCTCGCGGAGTCGCCGGCTGCTGACGTGAATCTGCCGCCAGTCGGCACGCACGACTCCGGCGTCCGCTCACCCCTCGACGACGTTGACGTGTCTCCGGTCGAACCCGCCGAGGACGACTGA
- a CDS encoding phosphoribosyltransferase yields the protein MSDLPDDFDCTITNWEYIYSLCRDVSDEVRRDAFEPDVIVALARGGWFAGRCLCDFLGLDDLTSLKMEHYVGTAEKSGEPTVRYPMPEGSVEDKDVLIIDDIADTGGSIERAHEYVDDRGAGEVRTATLQLLGTSEYQPDYVGEHLDDWTWIVYPWNFIEDMIDLVSGVMAQADQETFTQEEIRHYLAEFHGIDRIEMEIAQPNRIPEVVTEMERRDVIASEGPGEWTLADD from the coding sequence ATGTCCGACTTACCGGACGATTTCGACTGTACGATCACGAACTGGGAGTACATTTACAGCCTCTGTCGCGACGTCAGCGACGAGGTTCGGCGCGACGCGTTCGAACCCGACGTCATCGTCGCGCTCGCCCGCGGTGGCTGGTTCGCCGGGCGGTGTCTCTGTGACTTTCTCGGTCTCGACGACCTGACGAGCCTGAAGATGGAACACTACGTCGGCACCGCCGAGAAGAGCGGCGAACCGACGGTCCGGTACCCCATGCCCGAGGGGAGCGTCGAGGACAAGGACGTGCTCATCATCGACGACATCGCCGACACCGGCGGCTCGATCGAGCGCGCCCACGAGTACGTCGACGATCGCGGTGCCGGCGAGGTCCGGACTGCGACCCTCCAGTTGCTCGGAACCAGCGAGTACCAACCCGACTACGTCGGGGAACACCTGGACGACTGGACCTGGATCGTCTACCCCTGGAACTTCATCGAGGACATGATCGATCTCGTCTCGGGCGTCATGGCACAGGCCGACCAGGAGACGTTCACGCAGGAGGAAATTCGCCACTACCTCGCCGAGTTCCACGGTATCGATCGCATCGAGATGGAGATCGCCCAGCCGAACCGGATCCCCGAGGTCGTTACCGAGATGGAACGGCGCGACGTCATCGCGTCGGAGGGGCCGGGCGAGTGGACGCTGGCCGACGACTGA